One Owenweeksia hongkongensis DSM 17368 genomic region harbors:
- a CDS encoding patatin-like phospholipase family protein: MISSLLNWIKDRWFFANSFFPIQLFLLHLRRSHLLIIFWLILFAFIGGFMAESYGLSYLFLTPEYLDKVNFVSYFIVGVSGGLFVMAFHISSYIYYSYRYPFLATLSRPLWKFSINNSVIPVLFIGFYLYQVIDLLLREGFDWMSIAINTLGLAAGGLFTILFSFSYFISTLKTLDIPEDGSKKAKALKPLQNIMMPATKIGSRSKTHINYYMSGMFKIKLTRHAGHYGKKVLLETIQQHHFSASIYFVILILLVIGLSLVGDNEVFIIPAGASVFLIFSLYLMVTGAFYTRLKTWTVTIGVVVLFALNYFSGFERFASLNYAYGMNYETERADYSYANFEALTNDSLVKYDKKQSLQILQNWKAKQDESKPKLILLNVSGGGLRSALWVTKVIQEIDKATGNQFYPNIHLITGSSGGMLGAAFLREVEYRNRKGNLDVNLQNDTLLTLMGKDLLNPVTFTLAVNDLFFRLKKVEYEPYSYPKDRGYTFDRRLNENTMGLLDRKFYEYKELEFNSQMPQMVLAPTIVGDGRKLLMSPQGVSYLTFTRPYAGIGREKEHSGIEFSRLFADQDADNLSFLTALRMSASFPYITPLINMPSKPGIELIDAGVRDNEGFEHSLRYVFSHKKWIEENTSGVIIVQIKANRANEIPIEEERVTKLDKLTLPIGGVMKSFHNLQIYNKSLLMELSREELKMPMDIVRFSLINEDKDVSLSWHLTNVEKQSILSTFQNKTNQEALKVLLDALKESR; encoded by the coding sequence ATGATAAGCTCTTTACTCAATTGGATAAAAGATAGATGGTTTTTTGCCAACTCGTTTTTTCCTATCCAGTTGTTTTTGCTTCACCTTAGGCGTAGCCATTTACTAATTATTTTTTGGCTTATTCTATTCGCTTTTATTGGTGGCTTTATGGCCGAAAGTTATGGCCTGAGTTATTTGTTTCTCACACCAGAATACCTGGATAAAGTAAACTTTGTAAGCTATTTTATAGTAGGAGTCTCGGGTGGTCTTTTTGTAATGGCCTTTCATATCAGCAGTTATATTTACTACAGTTATCGCTATCCTTTCTTGGCCACACTTAGTCGTCCACTTTGGAAGTTCAGTATCAACAATTCAGTTATCCCGGTTCTTTTTATCGGCTTTTATTTATATCAGGTAATTGACCTTTTACTAAGGGAAGGCTTCGATTGGATGTCAATAGCAATAAACACTTTAGGGCTTGCCGCAGGTGGACTTTTTACCATTCTCTTTTCATTCTCTTATTTTATAAGTACACTAAAAACGCTGGATATACCTGAGGATGGAAGCAAGAAAGCAAAAGCTCTAAAGCCCTTACAGAATATCATGATGCCAGCAACTAAGATTGGCTCAAGGTCAAAGACTCATATTAATTACTATATGAGTGGCATGTTTAAAATAAAGCTTACTCGACATGCGGGGCATTATGGCAAAAAGGTATTGCTGGAAACTATTCAACAGCATCATTTTAGTGCCTCTATTTACTTTGTGATTCTCATATTACTGGTTATTGGCCTTAGCCTTGTGGGGGATAACGAAGTGTTTATAATACCCGCAGGAGCGTCTGTATTTCTTATTTTTTCATTGTATTTAATGGTTACAGGAGCGTTTTATACAAGGCTCAAAACGTGGACAGTAACTATTGGCGTGGTAGTTCTTTTTGCATTGAATTATTTCTCTGGTTTCGAAAGGTTTGCTTCGCTCAATTATGCTTATGGTATGAATTACGAGACCGAACGGGCTGACTATTCGTATGCGAATTTTGAAGCACTCACTAATGATTCTTTAGTAAAGTATGACAAGAAGCAAAGCCTTCAAATATTACAAAACTGGAAAGCAAAGCAGGATGAAAGTAAGCCTAAGCTAATATTGCTAAATGTTAGTGGTGGCGGTTTGCGGTCTGCACTTTGGGTTACCAAGGTTATTCAAGAAATAGATAAAGCCACTGGAAACCAGTTTTACCCAAATATTCATTTAATCACAGGTTCATCTGGTGGAATGCTGGGTGCGGCTTTTTTGCGTGAAGTAGAGTATAGAAATAGGAAGGGTAATTTAGATGTCAATCTTCAAAATGACACGCTACTCACCCTGATGGGGAAAGACCTATTGAATCCCGTAACCTTTACCTTGGCGGTAAATGATTTGTTTTTTAGGCTAAAAAAAGTGGAGTATGAACCATATTCTTACCCAAAAGATAGAGGCTATACTTTTGATAGAAGACTGAACGAAAATACCATGGGACTGCTGGATAGAAAGTTCTACGAATACAAGGAACTGGAATTTAATTCGCAAATGCCACAGATGGTATTGGCGCCTACAATAGTAGGGGACGGTCGCAAATTACTAATGAGCCCTCAGGGAGTTTCCTACCTTACATTTACACGTCCATACGCGGGTATTGGTCGCGAAAAAGAACATAGTGGTATAGAGTTTAGCCGCTTGTTTGCTGATCAGGATGCCGATAACTTGAGTTTTCTTACGGCCTTGCGAATGAGCGCTTCCTTCCCGTATATCACGCCACTTATCAACATGCCATCTAAGCCGGGTATTGAGCTTATTGATGCGGGAGTTCGCGATAATGAAGGTTTTGAGCATAGCTTACGATATGTGTTTTCTCATAAAAAATGGATTGAAGAAAATACAAGTGGAGTAATCATTGTGCAGATAAAAGCAAATCGTGCCAATGAAATACCCATTGAAGAAGAACGGGTAACTAAGCTGGACAAACTTACTTTACCAATTGGTGGGGTGATGAAGAGTTTTCATAATCTTCAGATTTACAACAAGTCACTACTTA
- a CDS encoding DUF1569 domain-containing protein, with translation MGYNKYFKDEVAPVLAKLSADAKPEWGSMNAEEMVEHLIAGITISMEDAPRKITTPEDKLPVFKKFLMSDRPFGKDLPRPKEFDDYPTKNGDINGKKVELLKRIEEMLQYFEKHPYHSAIHSSFGRLNVAEWKHLHKKHFTHHFLQFGLL, from the coding sequence ATGGGTTACAACAAGTACTTTAAGGACGAAGTAGCACCAGTGCTAGCCAAGCTTAGTGCTGATGCGAAGCCTGAATGGGGTAGCATGAATGCTGAAGAAATGGTCGAGCACTTGATAGCTGGTATTACAATAAGCATGGAAGATGCGCCTCGAAAAATTACAACCCCGGAAGATAAGCTGCCGGTTTTCAAGAAGTTTTTGATGAGCGACCGTCCATTTGGAAAAGATTTACCAAGGCCTAAAGAATTTGATGATTATCCCACAAAAAATGGCGACATTAATGGGAAGAAAGTGGAGTTGCTAAAACGTATTGAAGAAATGCTTCAGTACTTTGAAAAGCATCCATACCATAGTGCTATTCATTCTAGTTTTGGAAGGCTCAATGTGGCAGAGTGGAAACACTTGCACAAGAAACATTTTACACATCACTTCCTACAATTTGGATTGCTATAG